Part of the Spirochaetota bacterium genome is shown below.
ATCGTCAAGGCAATGAAATTGGGGGCGCTATATGCAGACGCGGCTTGAAATATGGGAAGACAAATTCATGTTATGCGATGACTGCGTTCAGGTTGTCGCTAACGATGATTACAGTGGCATCGTGGATGCAAGGCAGGAGAAACAGATCCGGCAGTCATTGTCAAGCATGGCGAAACAAGGCATGCATATATCGCTGGGCGATAGCGAGAAAGATGAAACCTTCAGCATGGAACTCTGTGACCTATGCTTCTCGCTGGCTGGACGACGTACACATTGCGTCGTTTTGTATGAAACATGGGAGCAGCAAGATGCATGACACAATTCCTGCTGAAAATTATCGAATCGTATGCTCGACCTATACGATGGAAAGGGCGCGTATCATGGTGTCGGAGTACTACTTCGGCAGCACAATCACGTTAACGCCGGTTACTGGAAATATATGGCTTGTATCGACGGGAAAAGGATTGTGCAAGAACGTACGTCTGCGCCTGAAAGGTCAGAGGTATCGACTCGAAATAAAAGAGGTGTGATATGAACGGCAAATTTACGCTTGAGATCAATCTTGGCAACGCGGCGATGAGCAATCGCTGGGACATTGCTGAAGCGGTTGAGAAAGTTGCACCGAAGCTGCGGCGCGGTGACATCAGCGGAAAGATCATGGACGAGAACGGCAATTCAGTCGGCAAATTCATGATCGAGGCGGATGAATGAGTACTATGCGAAAGTATGGACTTGTCATCGACACTGAGGCAATTGGCAAGGGAATGTATAACCTTATCGAGGAACGCGGGCAAGATGCGATTGTTGCATTCGGAATGCTTCCGGCAGAAGTCATGGAGATGCTTGAACGGTTAATCCGTGAAAAAGTGATCAACACTGCTGCCGGACAATACGGACTACAATCTGATGAAATCGAGCTATACGTCGATGAAAAGAAAATAAAAGAGATTGTCAACGACATCACGCATCAGGTGTGCGTTGAAATCTATCGTGCTGCATCAGCGGCTGGCAAAATGATGGTGTGAGGTGAAACATGAGCGCATATATAGTCAATGACAACGTAATCAATCGTATTGTCGCTATGCTCTGGGCGGATGCCGCTGGTGGCGACAGATACCTATCTCATCCTATCAAGCGCCTCGGATACGATGTCCCATCAAATCCGAAGCTGCTTGCGCGGCACATGCATAATCTCAATCGATTTGCGATATGGGAGCGATACTTACATAGAGAGCCGTATTCGCATCAGTTCAAAGATATGTGGGCGGATGATCGATATCAGACTCTCGTTGACCTGCAATGCTTTTTATATCAGTGCAGTGAAGGACGCGCCGATCAATCGCATCTATTTAAAGCACTTTATGATGTAAAGCAGACTCTCATGCTTGTTTTGCTGCGTGAGACTGATGCGTTTCAAAAAACAATATGGAACAAGGAGTGAAGTTTATGAGCAATACCAATCTGGTTGTGGTAGAAGGAAGAATAACAGCTGATCCAATGATGCATAAGACGAAGAGTGGAAAGTCCGTGTGCAGATTCACGGTCGCCAACAACCGCTACTACTTTCAGGGGAAGAACCTTATCGACGAGGTTAGCTTCTTCAAAGTGACGGCATGGGGTCCGCTTGGTGAGCGCTGTGCTGCGTCTCTCAAGAAAGGCAATCCTGTGCTTGTGTCGGGGAATCTCAAGCAGGACAGTTATCAGACCAAGAACGGAGAGAAGCTGAAGGAAGTTACGATAACTGCCGCGAACGTTAAGTTCATCGGCGTCAGGAAAGCTGTGCCGACTGCAACGGTTGATCATGATGGAGCAAAATAAACGGGAGGCTCTATGGGCTGCAACGCACATCGAATAGATAAAATTGTCTATGCCGAGCATGAGTCTTTCTCACTCTGGCATGACAATGTTCTGGAAGTAATGGAGGCGGCAAACTGTAATA
Proteins encoded:
- a CDS encoding single-stranded DNA-binding protein; its protein translation is MSNTNLVVVEGRITADPMMHKTKSGKSVCRFTVANNRYYFQGKNLIDEVSFFKVTAWGPLGERCAASLKKGNPVLVSGNLKQDSYQTKNGEKLKEVTITAANVKFIGVRKAVPTATVDHDGAK